AATTTCTTTGTTCTCTACCGCCCTTTTTATAAATGACGGCGAATATTCACCTGTTAATTTGAAAATCTCTTTTCCCACAATATTGTTTATTCCCATTGCTTTTATATTCTCTTCCAAAAATGGGTCAAGCTCTTCAACTACATACACCTTTTCAAATTGAGAACAAAAATCTTTTATTAGTCTCTCTGGAAGTGGCCACACCATGCCAAGTTTCAAAACCCACGCATCAGGATAAGCTTCTTTGACATACTGGTAAGCTATCCCAGAGGCAATGAAAGCCATTTTCTCTGTTCCTTGTTCAATCTTATTAATTCCAATTGTCTCTGAAAATTCTTTTAAACTTTTTAATCTTTTTTCTACAAATTCATGACGTGGACGGGCCATTGCAGGCATCATGACATATTTTTGTATATCTTTTTTGTATTCAAATTTTACTTCTTCTCGCTGCCCTTCTTCTACAACAGATTGAGAATGAGCAATTCTTGTAGTAAGTCGCAAAATTACAGGAGTATCAAACTTTTCGCTCATCTCAAAACCAATCTTGACAAAATCAATGCATTCCTGACTATCAGATGGCTCTAATACAGGTACTTTTGCTGCTTTTGCTATATTTCTGGTATCTTGCTCGTTTTGAGAAGAATGCATACCTGGGTCGTCTGCAACAGCTATCAAAAGCCCGGCATTTACTCCTGTGTAAGATGCAGTAAAAAGAGGGTCTGCTGCCACATTCAAACCTACATGTTTCATTGAACAGATGGCACGCCTGCCGTAAATAGCTGCACCAATTGCAACCTCAAGCGCTACTTTCTCGTTTGGCGCCCATTCACAATAGATTTCATTATACTGGGCTATTGCCTCTGTAATCTCTGTTGAAGGTGTGCCAGGGTAAGCTGTTGCAACCTTAACTCCTGCTTCATAACATCCTCTGGCAACAGCAAAATTTCCAAGCAAAAGCTTTTTCAATTTATCTCAACCTCCATTACATTTAATTGGTTTTATTTCTCAAATCAATTACTCTTTTTGCCTTTCCAGTAGTTCTTTCTAAAGTTTTCGGTTCAACAAGTTTTACCTTAACATTTAATCCCAATACAGTAAATATCCTGTGCTTTATCT
The sequence above is drawn from the Caldicellulosiruptor bescii DSM 6725 genome and encodes:
- the iorA gene encoding indolepyruvate ferredoxin oxidoreductase subunit alpha, with protein sequence MKKLLLGNFAVARGCYEAGVKVATAYPGTPSTEITEAIAQYNEIYCEWAPNEKVALEVAIGAAIYGRRAICSMKHVGLNVAADPLFTASYTGVNAGLLIAVADDPGMHSSQNEQDTRNIAKAAKVPVLEPSDSQECIDFVKIGFEMSEKFDTPVILRLTTRIAHSQSVVEEGQREEVKFEYKKDIQKYVMMPAMARPRHEFVEKRLKSLKEFSETIGINKIEQGTEKMAFIASGIAYQYVKEAYPDAWVLKLGMVWPLPERLIKDFCSQFEKVYVVEELDPFLEENIKAMGINNIVGKEIFKLTGEYSPSFIKRAVENKEIEVPYKVKQTLPPRLPVLCPGCPHRGIFYVLSRLKDVVITGDIGCYTLGALSPFNAMDSCVCMGASIGMAHGISNASDKKQKVIAVIGDSTFVHSGITGIIDAVYNGSDILVMILDNSTTGMTGHQDHPATGYTIKGEQTYKLDLMSLCRALGCVAVEEVNPYKIKENVEKIKQLLDLPGVKVVITKAPCRLHRRYKFSISKRYIDFEKCKNCRLCLSLGCPAISLKDKPTIDTNLCLACGMCEDVCKFGAILSQKEQ